From Deferrisoma camini S3R1, the proteins below share one genomic window:
- a CDS encoding sigma-54-dependent transcriptional regulator, whose amino-acid sequence MASILIVDDEAFLRDQLGRILGEEGYRVHGVGTGAEALDAVAGAPPDLVLLDLNLPDRHGIEVLRALKERDPDLLVIVITGYGSVESAVESLKLGAYDYVKKPFKADAIKLIVRLALETQRLRRRVRVLREREIGPGEPVIAESPAMQAVLDQVRDVAAHAETTVLITGESGTGKEVVARLIHNLSERASGPFLEVNCASIPGSILESELFGHEPGAFTDARKAKEGLLEAADGGTVFLDEVGDMEPGLQAKLLRFLETRRFRRVGGVRETAVDVRVVAATNRDLRDAIRSGGFREDLYYRLNVFPIHVPPLRERPEDILPLAQHFLERFARKFHRPLAAIAPDAQERLVGYPWPGNVREVRNLMERMAITCRGRELRASDLPAEIRGAAEPGPGRWVLPAEGCDLEALERDLARCLISQALERTGGNVSQAARLLGLPRGTLRHRMESLGLRSGPGADGIPSAPRPGGIAG is encoded by the coding sequence ATGGCATCGATCCTGATCGTGGACGACGAAGCGTTCCTCCGGGACCAGCTGGGCCGCATCCTGGGCGAGGAGGGGTACCGGGTCCACGGCGTGGGCACCGGGGCCGAGGCCCTGGACGCGGTGGCGGGGGCGCCCCCGGACCTGGTGCTCCTCGATCTGAACCTGCCCGACCGCCACGGCATCGAGGTGCTCCGGGCCCTCAAGGAGCGCGATCCCGACCTCCTGGTGATCGTGATCACCGGGTACGGCTCGGTGGAGAGCGCGGTCGAGAGCCTGAAGCTCGGCGCCTACGACTACGTGAAGAAACCGTTCAAGGCCGACGCCATCAAGTTGATCGTGCGTCTGGCCCTGGAGACCCAGCGTCTCCGGCGGCGGGTGCGGGTGCTGCGGGAGCGCGAGATCGGGCCGGGCGAGCCGGTGATCGCCGAGAGCCCGGCCATGCAGGCCGTGCTGGACCAGGTGCGGGACGTGGCGGCCCACGCCGAGACCACGGTGCTGATCACGGGCGAGAGCGGCACCGGCAAAGAGGTGGTGGCCCGGCTCATCCACAACCTGTCCGAGCGCGCGTCCGGACCGTTCCTCGAGGTGAACTGCGCCTCGATCCCCGGGTCGATCCTCGAAAGCGAGCTGTTCGGCCACGAGCCCGGCGCGTTCACCGACGCCCGCAAGGCCAAGGAGGGGCTCCTGGAGGCGGCCGACGGCGGCACGGTGTTCCTGGACGAGGTGGGGGACATGGAGCCGGGGCTCCAGGCCAAGCTGCTGCGGTTCCTGGAGACCCGCCGGTTCCGCCGGGTGGGGGGGGTGCGGGAGACCGCGGTGGACGTGCGGGTGGTGGCCGCCACCAACCGGGACCTGCGCGACGCGATTCGCTCCGGCGGGTTCCGGGAGGACCTGTACTACCGGCTCAACGTGTTCCCGATCCACGTGCCCCCCCTGCGGGAGCGGCCGGAGGACATCCTGCCCCTGGCCCAGCACTTCTTGGAGCGGTTCGCCCGCAAGTTCCACCGGCCGCTTGCGGCCATCGCGCCGGACGCCCAGGAGCGGCTGGTGGGCTACCCCTGGCCGGGCAACGTGCGGGAGGTGCGAAACCTCATGGAGCGCATGGCCATCACCTGCCGCGGCCGGGAGCTGCGGGCCTCAGACCTGCCCGCCGAGATCCGGGGAGCAGCCGAGCCCGGTCCGGGCCGGTGGGTGCTGCCGGCCGAGGGGTGCGACCTGGAGGCCCTGGAGCGGGACCTGGCCCGGTGCCTGATCAGCCAGGCCCTGGAGCGCACGGGCGGCAACGTGAGCCAGGCCGCGCGGCTCCTGGGCCTGCCCCGGGGCACCCTGCGCCACCGCATGGAAAGCCTGGGGCTGCGGTCCGGGCCGGGGGCTGACGGGATCCCTTCGGCCCCCCGGCCGGGGGGGATAGCCGGCTGA
- a CDS encoding ABC transporter ATP-binding protein produces MLKVNGIDVFYGDVQVLWDVSFHVGEGEVVALIGTNGAGKSTTLRTISGLLRPRKGTVEFLGERLDQIPPYRIIELGLAHVPEARRLFPEMTVEENLEMGALKPAAKARRAESLERVYARFPRLKERRRQLAGTLSGGEQQMLAIGRGLMSLPRMILFDEPSLGLAPLLVEEVFNVVNDIRRDGVTVLIVEQNVRQTLAVADRAYVLETGRIVREGTGSELLDDEEVRKAYLGV; encoded by the coding sequence ATGCTTAAGGTGAACGGCATCGACGTGTTCTACGGCGACGTGCAGGTGCTGTGGGACGTCTCGTTCCACGTGGGCGAGGGCGAGGTGGTGGCCCTGATCGGGACCAACGGCGCCGGCAAGTCCACCACCCTGCGGACCATCTCGGGGCTACTGCGACCCCGCAAGGGCACGGTGGAGTTCCTGGGCGAACGCCTGGACCAGATCCCGCCGTACCGCATCATCGAGCTGGGCCTGGCCCACGTTCCCGAGGCCCGGCGGCTGTTCCCCGAGATGACCGTGGAGGAAAACCTGGAGATGGGGGCCCTGAAGCCCGCGGCCAAGGCCCGCCGGGCCGAGAGCCTCGAGAGGGTGTACGCCCGGTTCCCCCGGCTCAAGGAGCGCCGTCGGCAGCTGGCCGGCACCCTGTCGGGGGGCGAGCAGCAGATGCTCGCGATCGGCCGGGGCCTGATGAGCCTGCCCCGGATGATCCTGTTCGACGAGCCGAGCCTGGGGTTGGCCCCGCTGCTGGTGGAGGAGGTGTTCAACGTGGTCAACGACATCCGGCGCGACGGGGTCACGGTGCTGATCGTGGAGCAGAACGTGCGCCAGACCCTTGCCGTGGCCGACCGGGCCTACGTGCTCGAGACCGGCCGGATCGTGCGCGAGGGCACCGGAAGCGAGCTCCTCGACGACGAGGAGGTGCGAAAGGCCTACCTGGGGGTGTGA
- a CDS encoding ABC transporter ATP-binding protein — translation MALLELEGVTKQFGGLTAVSNVSFAVAEGQIVGLIGPNGAGKTTLFNMINGFLKPTAGQIRFRGERIDGLKPHKVCRMGLARTFQVVKPLQRMTVLDNVLASSFLRFPARAEAERNAWEVLEFTGLTPVANTVSKGLPLGLRKRLEIARALATRPALILLDEACAGLNPTELDESIRIIRKIRETGTTVLIIEHHMKVIMSISDHIVVLNYGEKIAEGTPEEVARNPAVIQAYLGGEAAHA, via the coding sequence ATGGCGCTTCTCGAACTCGAAGGGGTGACGAAGCAGTTCGGCGGGCTCACGGCCGTGAGCAACGTGAGCTTCGCCGTGGCCGAGGGGCAGATCGTCGGGCTGATCGGGCCCAACGGCGCCGGCAAGACCACCCTGTTCAACATGATCAACGGGTTTCTCAAGCCCACCGCGGGCCAGATCCGGTTCCGGGGGGAGCGGATCGACGGGCTCAAGCCCCACAAGGTGTGCCGCATGGGGCTGGCCCGGACCTTCCAGGTGGTGAAGCCCCTCCAGCGCATGACGGTGCTGGACAACGTGCTGGCCTCTTCGTTCCTTCGGTTTCCGGCCCGCGCCGAGGCCGAGCGCAACGCCTGGGAGGTGCTGGAGTTCACGGGGCTGACCCCGGTCGCCAACACGGTGAGCAAGGGCCTGCCCCTGGGGCTTCGCAAACGCCTGGAGATCGCGCGGGCCCTGGCCACCCGGCCCGCCCTGATCCTGCTGGACGAGGCGTGCGCGGGCCTGAACCCCACGGAGCTCGACGAGAGCATCCGGATCATCCGCAAGATCCGGGAGACCGGCACCACGGTGTTGATCATCGAGCATCACATGAAGGTCATCATGTCCATCAGCGACCACATCGTGGTGCTGAACTACGGCGAGAAGATCGCCGAGGGCACCCCGGAGGAGGTGGCCCGGAACCCGGCGGTGATCCAGGCCTACCTGGGAGGAGAGGCCGCCCATGCTTAA
- a CDS encoding branched-chain amino acid ABC transporter permease, which produces MASAAQTLGRYRTAAAVVVGLAVIPLVPGLNSSYVLHMFILMLMWSVIGMAWNLLGGYCGQVSFGHAAFFGLGAYTGGILYYHLGWSAWWGLPVGMVVVALGALGVGYICLRLRGPYFALGTLAMGEVLRVTAENLEWLTEGTRGIMLETRTWVAKEPFYYVILAIAVASFVVLEVMVRSKWGYYFVAIREDQDAAESLGIDTTLYKNIALVVSAVLTGVAGAFYTCYMGYIDPEIVFALHDVSIVAIMVVMVGGVATRWGPLVGAVIMILLSEVVRTLPYIGRAHQTLFGILLIVIIIFLPNGVVGDFRKMMRFFLGRSKPAGAGGV; this is translated from the coding sequence ATGGCGAGCGCAGCACAGACCCTGGGCCGGTACCGCACCGCCGCCGCGGTGGTGGTGGGCCTGGCGGTGATCCCGCTGGTGCCCGGCCTGAACTCGAGCTACGTGCTCCACATGTTCATCCTGATGCTCATGTGGAGCGTGATCGGCATGGCGTGGAATCTGCTCGGCGGCTACTGCGGCCAGGTGTCCTTCGGCCACGCGGCGTTTTTCGGCCTCGGGGCGTACACGGGGGGCATCCTGTACTACCACCTGGGCTGGTCGGCCTGGTGGGGGCTGCCCGTGGGCATGGTGGTGGTGGCCCTGGGCGCCCTGGGCGTGGGGTACATCTGCCTGCGGCTCCGGGGGCCGTACTTCGCCCTGGGCACCCTGGCCATGGGCGAGGTGCTGCGGGTGACGGCCGAGAACCTGGAGTGGCTCACCGAAGGCACCCGGGGCATCATGCTCGAGACCCGCACCTGGGTGGCCAAGGAGCCGTTCTACTACGTGATCCTGGCCATCGCCGTGGCCTCGTTCGTCGTGCTCGAGGTCATGGTGCGGTCGAAGTGGGGGTACTACTTCGTGGCGATCCGCGAGGATCAGGACGCGGCCGAGTCCCTGGGCATCGACACCACCCTGTACAAGAACATCGCCCTGGTGGTGAGCGCCGTGCTGACCGGCGTGGCCGGCGCGTTCTACACCTGCTACATGGGCTACATCGACCCCGAGATCGTGTTCGCCCTGCACGACGTGTCCATCGTGGCCATCATGGTGGTGATGGTGGGCGGGGTGGCCACCCGGTGGGGCCCCTTGGTGGGCGCGGTGATCATGATCCTCCTGAGCGAGGTGGTGCGGACCCTGCCCTACATCGGCCGGGCCCACCAGACCCTGTTCGGCATCCTGTTGATCGTGATCATCATCTTCCTGCCCAACGGGGTGGTGGGTGACTTTCGCAAGATGATGCGATTCTTCCTAGGCCGGTCGAAGCCGGCCGGGGCCGGAGGCGTGTGA
- a CDS encoding branched-chain amino acid ABC transporter permease, whose translation MVQLEVFLQTLVSGLLLGGLYALIGLGMTLIMGVMKIINLAHGELMMVAMYIAFWLFHLLGMDPYVTLLVTVPALFVLGVFIQKTLISPVLKVDSILPENQVILTVGIGMVLQNLATLFFTSDYRSTPVDYASDAWYLSDWWRSSPIELSFSVPWVVSFGFAVAITAALWWFLQRTDAGKAIRATAQDKDAAILMGVNVERMTVVTFGLGAALVGAAGSLFIPMYYLYPALGGRFTLIAFVITILGGLGSTQGAIIGGLILGVFESMTATYVGMGWAPVGRFLVFVACLIFLPGGVAGLMRRR comes from the coding sequence ATGGTACAGCTCGAGGTGTTCCTCCAAACCCTGGTGTCGGGGCTGCTGCTCGGGGGGCTCTACGCCCTGATCGGGCTCGGCATGACCCTGATCATGGGGGTGATGAAGATCATCAACCTGGCCCACGGGGAACTGATGATGGTGGCGATGTACATCGCCTTCTGGCTGTTCCACCTGCTGGGCATGGACCCCTACGTGACCCTGCTGGTCACGGTGCCGGCGCTGTTCGTGCTAGGGGTGTTCATCCAGAAGACCCTGATCTCGCCGGTGCTCAAGGTGGACTCGATCCTGCCGGAGAACCAGGTGATCCTGACCGTGGGCATCGGCATGGTGCTCCAGAACCTGGCCACCCTGTTCTTCACGTCAGATTACCGGTCCACCCCCGTGGACTACGCGTCGGACGCTTGGTACCTGAGCGACTGGTGGCGCTCGTCGCCGATCGAGCTGTCGTTCTCGGTGCCGTGGGTGGTGTCGTTCGGGTTCGCGGTGGCGATCACGGCGGCGCTGTGGTGGTTCCTGCAGCGGACCGACGCGGGCAAGGCCATCCGGGCCACGGCCCAGGACAAGGACGCCGCGATCCTGATGGGCGTGAACGTGGAGCGCATGACCGTGGTCACGTTCGGCCTGGGCGCGGCCCTGGTGGGTGCGGCCGGCAGCCTGTTCATCCCCATGTACTACCTCTACCCCGCCCTGGGGGGGCGGTTCACCCTGATCGCGTTCGTGATCACGATCCTGGGCGGCCTGGGTTCGACCCAGGGGGCGATCATCGGGGGGCTGATCCTGGGGGTGTTCGAGTCGATGACCGCCACCTACGTGGGCATGGGGTGGGCCCCGGTGGGCCGGTTCCTGGTGTTCGTGGCGTGCCTGATCTTCCTGCCCGGGGGCGTGGCCGGGCTGATGCGGCGCCGATAG
- a CDS encoding ABC transporter substrate-binding protein: protein MGKLGRVLGVAVVGAALAASPALAKTLKIGIPLPLTGSKAKFGEIEKRSYEIAAEEINAAGGINGMQIELDIQDSQGKPEIARAIAEKLVDVAKQPFLIGAYSSSCSKAIAALAEERKVPYLVVTGAANDITQKGYDYVFRMNPSVEYYTSGFRGFLREVVKPKTIAILYEATDFGTSGSKSMVKEAKRLGIEVVLNEKYESGAVDFKPILSQVKAKRPDVIYMVSYVMDAALLMRQIKELRIDAKLFAGGAAGFAIPEFVENAKDAAEYVVTATLWSPFAPYKGAREFAEKYKKRAGKYPSYHGAEAYSALYVLKDALERAGSMDSEAIKKALAATDLVTAFGPVKFESKGKYKNQNFMDTLVLQVINGKHEVIWPKKFATADYVFPIPRWRDRRR from the coding sequence ATGGGCAAGCTCGGCAGAGTGTTGGGCGTGGCGGTGGTCGGAGCGGCGTTGGCCGCGTCGCCGGCCCTGGCGAAGACCCTGAAGATCGGCATCCCCCTGCCGCTCACCGGGTCCAAGGCCAAGTTCGGCGAGATCGAGAAGCGCTCCTACGAGATCGCGGCCGAGGAGATCAACGCGGCCGGCGGCATCAACGGCATGCAGATCGAGCTCGACATCCAGGACAGCCAGGGCAAGCCCGAGATCGCCCGGGCCATCGCCGAGAAGCTGGTGGACGTGGCCAAGCAGCCGTTCCTGATCGGCGCGTACTCCTCGTCGTGCTCCAAGGCGATCGCGGCCCTGGCCGAGGAGCGCAAGGTCCCCTACCTGGTGGTCACGGGTGCGGCCAACGACATCACCCAGAAGGGGTATGACTACGTGTTCCGGATGAACCCCTCGGTGGAGTACTACACCAGCGGGTTCCGGGGCTTCCTGCGGGAGGTGGTCAAACCCAAGACCATCGCCATCCTGTACGAGGCCACCGACTTCGGCACCAGCGGCTCCAAGTCCATGGTGAAGGAGGCCAAGAGGCTCGGCATCGAGGTCGTGCTCAACGAGAAGTACGAGTCCGGCGCGGTGGACTTCAAGCCGATCCTCTCCCAGGTGAAGGCCAAGCGGCCCGACGTGATCTACATGGTGTCGTACGTGATGGACGCCGCGCTCCTGATGCGCCAGATCAAGGAGCTGCGCATCGACGCCAAGCTGTTCGCGGGCGGGGCGGCCGGGTTCGCCATCCCCGAGTTCGTGGAGAACGCCAAGGACGCGGCCGAGTACGTGGTCACGGCCACCCTTTGGAGCCCGTTCGCCCCGTACAAGGGCGCCCGGGAGTTCGCCGAGAAGTACAAGAAGCGCGCCGGCAAGTACCCCTCGTACCACGGGGCCGAGGCGTACTCCGCGCTGTACGTGCTCAAAGACGCCCTGGAGCGGGCCGGCAGCATGGACTCGGAGGCGATCAAGAAGGCCCTGGCCGCCACCGACCTGGTGACCGCGTTCGGCCCGGTGAAGTTCGAGTCCAAGGGCAAGTACAAGAACCAGAACTTCATGGACACCCTGGTGCTCCAGGTGATCAACGGCAAGCACGAGGTGATCTGGCCCAAGAAGTTCGCCACGGCCGACTACGTGTTCCCCATCCCTCGGTGGCGCGATCGGCGGCGGTGA
- a CDS encoding ATP-binding protein, whose amino-acid sequence MRRRIPLVWKLLAWFLALSLPPLVWFGLDASRRVAQVGRQAVERSTEALDERSRQTLELQAKTLADRIAAFLEERVQDARMLAAAPKDPRTFGALARGRTGILWRRRRGPDGRVKEARDRVPLYAEVAWVGPDGRERFRWDHGRPVPPSGLRDVSRPEGTTFGVESYFTACQELPPGEPWVGHVVGRHVGRAEQLAGARTVEEAVGGAEYRGILRFALAVWGPDGALEGVVALALDHRHLMEFTQHVLPLSRDEVVFPSYLSGNYAFLFDDEGWIIAHPKFWDIRGLGPDGRWVPPYTEASTPDEIEAGRIPFNLDFAGFVHPNYPLVAREVRAGRAGVTRTYNVAGVDKVMAYAPVRFGYGPYRRYGVFGGVTIGARTEAFHRAAAATAAAIASASRHTLRTGFVLAWCLGILVVAASAVLSRAISHPVRIMAHMARRIAGGDLTARVRVTTHDELADLADDLNRMARLLGEKDQTLRRSLEDLRSSRDEARTSADRLAEQLRILNHIQSISEFLGTTFDREAALKVILDTCVQGLGFDRAVLHLVHGPRKDTLQAVALAGFDPTEEVRIRQRPLVIGVHDCVATRVVRTGRARFVRDLDDPELTALDRRIAQGAGTTSFVYVPMKIRDRVVGVLAADNARSGRAIPQHLLGPLQIVAGQAARAVERARLFEEAEQARRFVERVLDSLASGVVTLDGDGRLLSVNTYAAQAFGCDPEAVRGRPFETLGAGTEVEAWARALAHGAALEPREFTLGRGEARREFVWVPSRFGQEGGQRGLILQFRDVTEERMVRRTLERMDRLASLGRLAAGVAHEVRNPLTGVALLLDDLHDRLPDPADRQALRQALGEIERLEGIVQELLEYARVDTAPKRECRIGEIVEGSLFLVEKTARRQGIRVLRGEAAGDARVLAAPEKLKQAVLNLLLNAVQAMPDGGELRVTVDAEGDRVAVEVADTGVGIPPGDQERVFEPFFSLRPGGSGLGLSITHTIVEDHGGTVEVRSTPGEGSVFRLVLPRAGSQPRVVGI is encoded by the coding sequence ATGAGACGACGCATCCCCCTGGTCTGGAAGCTGCTCGCCTGGTTCCTGGCCCTGAGCCTGCCGCCGTTGGTCTGGTTCGGCCTGGATGCGTCGCGCCGGGTGGCCCAGGTGGGCCGCCAGGCCGTGGAGCGCTCGACCGAGGCCCTGGACGAGCGGTCCCGGCAGACCCTGGAGCTCCAGGCCAAGACCCTGGCCGACCGGATCGCGGCGTTCCTGGAGGAGCGGGTCCAGGACGCCCGGATGCTGGCCGCGGCGCCGAAGGATCCGCGAACGTTCGGGGCGCTGGCCCGGGGCCGCACGGGGATCCTGTGGCGCCGCCGCCGGGGCCCGGACGGCCGGGTGAAGGAGGCGCGCGATCGGGTGCCCCTGTACGCCGAGGTGGCCTGGGTGGGGCCGGACGGCCGGGAGCGGTTCCGATGGGACCACGGCCGGCCCGTGCCCCCCAGCGGGCTCCGGGACGTGTCCCGGCCCGAGGGCACCACCTTCGGAGTCGAGTCCTACTTCACCGCGTGCCAGGAGCTCCCGCCCGGCGAGCCCTGGGTGGGGCACGTGGTGGGGCGGCACGTGGGCCGGGCCGAGCAGCTTGCGGGCGCCCGCACCGTGGAGGAGGCGGTGGGCGGCGCCGAGTACCGGGGCATCCTCCGGTTCGCCCTGGCCGTGTGGGGGCCCGACGGCGCCCTGGAGGGGGTGGTGGCCCTGGCCCTGGACCACCGCCACCTCATGGAGTTCACCCAGCACGTGCTCCCGCTGAGCCGGGACGAGGTGGTGTTCCCCTCGTACCTCTCCGGCAACTACGCCTTCCTGTTCGACGACGAGGGCTGGATCATCGCCCACCCCAAGTTCTGGGACATCCGGGGCCTGGGCCCGGACGGCCGCTGGGTGCCGCCGTACACCGAGGCCTCCACCCCGGACGAGATCGAGGCGGGCCGAATCCCCTTCAACCTGGACTTCGCCGGGTTCGTCCACCCCAACTACCCCCTGGTGGCCCGGGAGGTGCGCGCGGGCCGCGCCGGGGTCACCCGCACCTACAACGTGGCCGGCGTGGACAAGGTCATGGCCTACGCGCCGGTACGGTTCGGGTACGGCCCGTACCGGCGGTACGGGGTGTTCGGCGGGGTCACGATCGGGGCCCGAACCGAAGCGTTCCATCGGGCCGCGGCCGCCACGGCCGCGGCCATCGCGTCGGCCTCGCGCCACACCCTGCGCACCGGTTTCGTGCTGGCCTGGTGCCTGGGCATCCTGGTCGTGGCGGCATCGGCCGTGCTGTCCCGGGCCATCTCCCACCCCGTGCGCATCATGGCCCACATGGCTCGTCGGATCGCGGGCGGCGACCTGACGGCCCGGGTGCGGGTGACCACCCACGACGAGCTGGCCGACCTGGCCGACGACCTGAACCGCATGGCCCGGCTGCTGGGCGAGAAGGACCAGACCCTGCGCCGGAGCCTCGAGGACCTGCGCAGCTCCCGCGACGAGGCCCGCACCAGCGCGGATCGGCTGGCCGAGCAGCTACGCATCCTGAACCACATCCAGTCCATCAGCGAGTTCCTGGGCACCACCTTCGACCGGGAGGCCGCCCTCAAGGTCATCCTCGACACCTGCGTGCAGGGGCTGGGGTTCGACCGCGCCGTGCTCCATCTGGTCCACGGCCCGCGGAAGGACACCTTGCAAGCGGTGGCCCTGGCCGGCTTCGATCCCACGGAGGAGGTTCGCATCCGGCAGCGGCCGCTCGTGATCGGCGTGCACGACTGCGTGGCCACCCGGGTGGTGCGCACGGGCCGGGCCCGGTTCGTCCGGGACCTGGACGACCCCGAGCTGACGGCGCTGGACCGTCGCATCGCCCAGGGGGCCGGCACCACCTCGTTCGTGTACGTGCCCATGAAGATCCGCGACCGGGTGGTGGGGGTGCTGGCCGCGGACAACGCCCGGTCGGGCCGGGCGATTCCCCAGCACCTCCTGGGGCCCCTTCAGATCGTGGCCGGCCAGGCGGCCCGGGCGGTGGAGCGGGCCCGGCTGTTCGAGGAGGCCGAGCAGGCCCGGCGGTTCGTGGAGCGGGTGCTCGACAGCCTGGCCAGCGGGGTGGTGACCCTGGACGGGGACGGGCGGTTGCTGTCGGTGAACACCTACGCGGCCCAGGCCTTCGGGTGCGACCCGGAGGCCGTGCGGGGGCGCCCGTTCGAGACGCTGGGCGCCGGCACCGAGGTGGAGGCCTGGGCCCGGGCGCTGGCCCATGGGGCCGCCCTCGAGCCCCGGGAGTTCACCCTGGGCCGGGGGGAGGCCCGCCGGGAGTTCGTGTGGGTGCCGAGCCGGTTCGGGCAGGAGGGAGGGCAGCGGGGCCTGATCCTCCAGTTCCGGGACGTGACCGAGGAGCGCATGGTGCGCCGGACCCTGGAGCGGATGGACCGGCTGGCCTCGTTGGGCCGGCTGGCCGCCGGGGTGGCCCACGAGGTTCGAAACCCCCTGACCGGGGTGGCGCTGCTGCTCGACGACCTGCACGACCGGCTCCCGGACCCGGCCGACCGCCAGGCCCTGCGCCAGGCCCTGGGCGAGATCGAGCGGCTCGAGGGGATCGTGCAGGAGCTGCTGGAGTACGCCCGGGTGGACACGGCCCCCAAGCGGGAGTGCCGGATCGGCGAGATCGTGGAAGGGAGCCTGTTCCTGGTGGAGAAGACCGCCCGCCGCCAGGGAATCCGAGTGCTCCGGGGGGAGGCGGCGGGCGACGCCCGGGTGCTCGCCGCCCCCGAGAAGCTCAAGCAGGCCGTGCTGAACCTCCTCCTTAACGCGGTCCAGGCCATGCCCGACGGTGGCGAGCTGCGGGTCACGGTGGATGCCGAGGGGGACCGGGTGGCGGTCGAGGTGGCCGACACCGGCGTCGGGATTCCGCCGGGCGACCAGGAGCGGGTCTTCGAGCCGTTCTTCAGCCTGCGGCCGGGTGGGTCCGGCCTGGGGCTGTCCATCACCCACACCATCGTCGAGGACCACGGCGGCACGGTGGAGGTGCGCTCCACGCCGGGCGAGGGCAGCGTGTTCCGGCTGGTGCTGCCCCGGGCCGGCTCTCAACCCCGCGTTGTCGGGATCTGA
- a CDS encoding DUF309 domain-containing protein produces MDSRFREAIRRFEQGRYLDAQGIFESLRHEAEGAEREFFQGWALLAAALFHRDRGNRTGAGRCFQRARSHWGALGPEYAGLDLRAVLRAVEKALDHEWDHPRFDPDRTGLAELDRRLSPQGRPAD; encoded by the coding sequence ATGGACAGCCGGTTTCGGGAAGCGATCCGACGGTTCGAGCAGGGACGGTACCTGGACGCCCAGGGCATCTTCGAGAGCCTGCGCCACGAGGCCGAGGGGGCCGAGCGGGAGTTCTTCCAGGGCTGGGCCCTGCTGGCCGCGGCCCTGTTCCACAGGGACCGGGGCAACCGGACCGGGGCCGGCCGGTGCTTCCAGCGGGCCCGGTCCCACTGGGGAGCGTTGGGGCCGGAGTACGCCGGCCTGGACCTGCGCGCCGTGCTGCGGGCCGTCGAGAAGGCCCTGGACCACGAGTGGGACCACCCCCGGTTCGATCCGGACCGCACCGGCCTGGCGGAGTTGGACCGCCGCCTGTCGCCCCAGGGCCGGCCGGCCGACTGA
- a CDS encoding Hsp20/alpha crystallin family protein yields MNAVEKTVPETTPAKAATEEVTRQAERYAVPLVDIYEEDDKLVVLADLPGVKKDGLTIQVEQGILTIDGRVQRDTPGRVLAREFTLTPFFRQFRITEAIDAEKIRASLRNGVLRLELPKAEEAKPRKIPVET; encoded by the coding sequence ATGAACGCGGTGGAGAAGACGGTTCCCGAGACGACTCCGGCCAAGGCGGCCACCGAGGAGGTGACCCGCCAGGCCGAGCGGTACGCGGTGCCCTTGGTGGACATCTACGAGGAAGACGACAAGCTGGTGGTGCTCGCGGACCTGCCGGGTGTTAAGAAGGATGGGCTCACGATCCAGGTGGAGCAGGGCATCCTCACGATCGACGGCAGGGTCCAGCGGGACACGCCCGGCCGGGTGCTGGCCCGGGAGTTTACCCTGACCCCGTTCTTCCGGCAGTTCCGGATCACCGAGGCGATCGACGCCGAGAAGATCCGGGCCAGCCTCAGGAACGGGGTGCTGCGGCTCGAGCTGCCCAAGGCCGAGGAGGCCAAGCCCCGGAAGATCCCGGTGGAGACCTGA
- a CDS encoding Hsp20/alpha crystallin family protein produces the protein MAVWDPFRELERLRQEMDRIFEGVLPSRGWALEFMPGVSARRYPRVNVAEQDDQFIVEALAPGVDPETLDVTVKDNLVTLSGEKKAPEGVKPDAFHRNERSAGRFVRTVELPAEVDAGNVKAVYADGILQVVLPKAEEAKPRKIAIEVG, from the coding sequence ATGGCGGTGTGGGATCCTTTCCGAGAGCTGGAGAGGCTGCGTCAGGAGATGGACCGGATCTTCGAGGGGGTGCTCCCGTCCCGGGGATGGGCCCTGGAGTTCATGCCCGGGGTGTCGGCCCGGCGGTACCCTCGGGTGAACGTGGCCGAGCAGGACGACCAGTTCATCGTGGAGGCCCTGGCCCCCGGGGTGGATCCGGAGACCCTCGACGTGACCGTGAAGGACAACCTGGTGACCCTGTCGGGCGAGAAGAAGGCGCCCGAGGGGGTGAAGCCCGACGCGTTCCACCGCAATGAGCGCTCCGCGGGCCGGTTCGTGCGCACCGTGGAGCTGCCGGCCGAGGTGGATGCGGGCAACGTGAAGGCGGTGTACGCGGACGGCATCCTACAGGTGGTGCTGCCCAAGGCGGAGGAGGCCAAGCCGCGGAAGATCGCGATCGAGGTGGGTTGA